The Corvus cornix cornix isolate S_Up_H32 chromosome 12, ASM73873v5, whole genome shotgun sequence genome includes a window with the following:
- the BHLHE40 gene encoding LOW QUALITY PROTEIN: class E basic helix-loop-helix protein 40 (The sequence of the model RefSeq protein was modified relative to this genomic sequence to represent the inferred CDS: inserted 1 base in 1 codon), translating into MERIPSAQPPPGCLGKLPALETGDLPGLDFAHMYQVYKPRRGLKRSEDNKETYKLPHRLIEKKRRDRINECIAQLKDLLPEHLKLTTLGHLEKAVVLELTLKHVKALTNLIEQQQQKIIALQNGLQAGDLSSRNLDSSQEMFRSGFQMCAKEMLQYLAKHENGKELKSSQLVSHLHRMASEVLQGGAARKAGDIPPKMVDLKEKPVPLGTAGEGHGKNCVPVIQRTFAHSSGEQSGSDTDTDSGYGGELEKSDSKSEQPYFKKDTDLKYAVQERISSIKQETEDPPAKRSRLESPQDEGPFGSDMMGSSSSFLGPAHQPPXCLPFYLIPPSATAYLPMLEKCWYPASVPVLYPSLPASAAALTGFMNPDKISPPLLMPQRLPSPVPAHSPIDSSALLQALKQIPPLNLETKD; encoded by the exons aTGGAGCGCATCCCCAGCGCGCAGCCCCCGCCCGGCTGCCTGGGCAAGCTGCCCGCCCTGGAGACCGGAGACCTGCCGG GGCTGGACTTCGCGCACATGTACCAGGTGTACAAGCCCCGGAGGGGCTTAAAGAGGAGCGAGGACAACAAG GAGACCTACAAGCTGCCGCATCGGCTGATCGAGAAGAAGAGGCGCGACAGGATCAACGAGTGCATCGCGCAGCTGAAGGACCTGCTGCCCGAGCACCTCAAGCTGACG acTCTAGGTCACCTGGAGAAGGCTGTGGTTCTGGAGCTCACCTTGAAGCACGTGAAGGCACTGACCAATCTCAtcgagcagcagcagcagaagatcATCGCTTTGCAGAACGGTTTGCAGGCGG GTGACCTGTCATCGAGAAACCTTGATTCCAGCCAGGAAATGTTTCGATCTGGTTTCCAGATGTGTGCCAAGGAAATGCTGCAATACCTGGCAAAGCACGAGAACGGCAAGGAGCTGAAGTCGTCGCAGCTGGTCAGCCACCTGCACCGGATGGCCAGCGAGGTGCTGCAGGGCGGGGCTGCCCGCAAGGCTGGGGACATCCCTCCCAAAATGGTGGACTTGAAAGAGAAGCCGGTGCCCCTGGGCACGGCGGGCGAGGGCCACGGGAAGAACTGCGTGCCCGTGATCCAGCGGACATTCGCTCACTCCAGCGGGGAGCAGAGTGGCAGCGACACGGACACAGACAGCGGGTACgggggagagctggagaaaagtGACTCCAAATCGGAGCAGCCCTATTTCAAAAAGGATACCGACCTCAAGTACGCTGTCCAGGAGAGAATAAGCTCTATTAAGCAAGAGACTGAGGACCCACCGGCCAAAAGGAGCCGGCTGGAGTCGCCGCAGGACGAGGGCCCTTTTGGCAGTGACATGATGggctcttccagcagcttcctgggcCCCGCTCACCAGCCTC TGTGCCTGCCTTTCTACCTGATCCCGCCGTCTGCCACCGCCTACCTGCCCATGCTGGAGAAGTGCTGGTACCCGGCCTCGGTTCCCGTGTTGTACCCCAGCCTCCCGGCCTCTGCCGCAGCACTGACGGGCTTCATGAACCCTGACAAAATCTCCCCCCCTCTGCTGATGCCCCAGAGACTCCCTTCTCCTGTACCAGCCCATTCCCCCATCGactcctcagctctgcttcaAGCTTTGAAGCAGATTCCTCCTTTGAACTTGGAAACCAAAGACTGA